A single window of Gossypium arboreum isolate Shixiya-1 chromosome 13, ASM2569848v2, whole genome shotgun sequence DNA harbors:
- the LOC108463609 gene encoding uncharacterized protein LOC108463609: MKRRVVKWLLFFFVVVVICSNNSLVHSSSEAVPFISSSKVSGHHYVNPLMEGKQLNKNVLKRHGRMLKTLHNEEINAREDAGEENKKGKGTYGGGDLLRPRARKSGANSLLLKSSPLMLRYLLLIGFHLATIFFF; the protein is encoded by the exons ATGAAGAGAAGAGTTGTTAAATGGCTGCTCTTCTTCTTCGTCGTCGTCGTCATTTGTTCTAACAATTCTCTCGTACACTCCTCGAGTGAAGCTGTGCCGTTCATCTCATCATCAAAAGTTTCAGGTCATCATTATGTCAACCCATTGATGGAGGGAAAACAACTCAACAAAA ATGTTCTTAAAAGGCATGGAAGAATGTTGAAGACATTACATAATGAAGAAATTAACGCTAGGGAGGATGCaggtgaagaaaacaaaaaagGGAAAGGAACCTACGGCGGCGGGGACCTTCTTCGGCCTCGTGCCAGAAAGAGTGGAGCCAACTCTTTACTTCTCAAATCCTCACCACTTATGCTTAGATACCTCTTGCTAATTGGCTTCCACCTCGCCACTATCTTCTTCTTTTGA